TTACTTGACACGAACTTTATATTaaccattttcttttaaaacaatgACCTTGGGGGTGTTCGTAAGCTCGTGATCAAAGTGATTATAGCAActagaaaaaaaacataacccAGTTATCTAATCTCGATAATCAGTTTTCTTACAGCAACTTCTTAATCATTCACTTATTGCCTATTTAAATCCATAATCTCAAATTAACAATCTCATAAAAGCCGGAAAAATCTGAGCTTTTATTGTCTTTTGCAAAATTCCAACAAACCGGTAATCCCGTGATTAATTAAGCTAAGCCAAAACTTAATTGTCGGTCTTATTTATTCAAACCAAGGCCAAATCAGGATAACGTAAATGTcgaaaaacaaacaaatgtaaatactatataaataaatgcaGGTAAGAAAAAGGATACTGGTTCATCAAAGATGTTTTTCCAACTCTGCATCACACACACACCAAATTATTGTTATACAAAACATAGAATAGATACATGCATCAtcaaaatctaatctaatccaAATATAATACAAATTAAAGTTAGGATTTAGGATTTGAAAATCGAGATAAAGATTATAGATTTGACTATCACTAAAGTCAAATCAAGCTTCTTCATGTcttgtttttttggaaaaaaaatataatataataaaaatgaagaagattaagTTATAGCTAAGCTAAGATTTATTtcagtataaaaaaaaaatcaacagaTTAAAAGGAGTGACAAATATACCCGCTGTCACCGAGGATGATGACTTTAAGAAGGGTTCTTCTTCGTGAAGGCATATTGGATcgatttttttcttataattaattaatagaaaTTGTTATTGTAGCGAATTTGATCaattcagaagaagaaaaaggatcTTAAttcagacaaaagaaaaaatatttttaatgaaaaggCCCAGCTGGGTGGCAGGTCTTTCTTTTTGATGTGCTGTGTGATCGATCGATCGATCAATCAAAACCCCcaatttttattctttcttgtatttctttttttcatttctttattattgttttacgtatatattatatatacggAGAATATATTTCTTTTAGGAAAAATAATGTCGATCACGATGCTTCTTTCGCAGACCTTTTTAGATAAACGACATAAATACtgtataataatagtaatatacatttaaaaatataaacttcaATCTAACACACGGTCTGCTAGTATCGACACCTATTAATGGTGGTAGCGATTTCCgatgtaagttgatgtaaataTAACTTGTATATAAGCAgtgataaaaatattttaaaaaatagatagATATCCGCACGTTGCTGcgaaatatattttttacacacaattttttggattaaaacaatatatagtaTTATTAGTGTAATACAAATATGTTTATGACAAACcataatttgaaaaaataaataaatagcaaTAATATAAATAGCGTATATAAATGATAAGAATAGAATATGCATAAAAAAGCATAGAACGAAAACAATTGCATTAATGCCTATACTAACACTCCAACGACTCagcttatgtattttatatGTTACATGAATGTAAAAAGTAACGATGATGAAATATATTATGTATTAAGACACATGTTATATAACAAATCGGGAGAAAATAATTGAAACTGatgtttaaagataaaattataaccgtgtgaaagttgtttgtaAGAAACATGAGATCCCAAAAGTTTGGTGTCTGCAAAACtgaaaacgaaaactttaatgGAAGAaatgttaaaagataaaaactttatggggtaaaaatggaaagaaaaaaaaaagttaaccaaCTTTGTacgttatataaataaaatgatagggccgaagttaaaagatataaactttAGGGTGTAAACACGGAAATTAGAATTAATGAAAATGTCATAGTATTGATGTGTAAAAACTTAATTATATTCggtatctatataattattaaaacaatagttaacctaGCCTTTTAAAAACCTCttcaaatttaaagttatttttaaaatttgccacatatgtttttatcctatgtgacatctctataatttttgacaatatttacctttattttatatatgtattttacaaaattcaaaagcaaagaaaaataaaatcataaactgtataaacttaaaatatacttttaaaactggaaaatatttagttttcaaaatagTTATATTCAATCCTATGTATTATAAACTCTAACtatatcatatttatcatttgatatattaatttagttttcttttttattatctttttcttggTGATCATGtcaaaacaattttctttttttatttaatataaggttttttaaaatttttttttttataaacatggatgacttttctctttcttattattatgattaaggTTGAAGGAAATGTTCATCAACTTAGTTGGTAAAAACCTCCATAATGCCCAAtgaacattttgaaaatattcaaGTGTAAACAttaattgttttcatatttatctttaataacattttgatagtgatatattatacccatatttaacattgttttatttatattcacatGCTTACGAAATTAATAAGAACAATCACattgaactaattaaacaaaatatttgttatTGTGTATGTCTACATCAAAACATTTAAATCAACACTAATTGaacaataacttataataatacGCGTATCGCACGAGGTAAAAtacttagtatatatatatatatatataattaaacaaaagaaATCCTACTACAAAACTTCAAATGCATGCCTATCTTTACTCTTTTAAATCCAGCCTTAAAAATACTTaaactaaaaatacttttaattatttttctaccAACACACTAAATTTACCTCATATAccctcaaaatattttttttaccccTATCTATCCAAActacatttatatattaatttaaagatcTCCATCTAACAATAATACTTATAATGAAATTATTACAACATACTAACTCTTAAAATACTACAATAccttttttacattaataacgaCATCGCTACTGCTATTGCCACCCGTTGCAGCTTCCACAACCCATCATTGTCACCATCGCCGTCATCACCTCTGCATTACATGGGTACTCTTCTggttaattattaatataaagcGTCTCTCAAATCATTATTAAATGTGTTACGATAAAGATTTTTCATTCCATAAGAAAtgctataatatttttttagaacaaatattataaatatattaaatcttGTTTTCAGATTGCAAgttataaaaatggaaaatgttTCAATCTGTTCTATTAGAAAACTTTGTAAAAGCAGATTTGATcatgttttatagttttcattttcttaacaGTATAGTTTTTATAGGAAAGTCATAAGATGATTCGACAAGTAAACATAACCTTAAAACATTATAGCTTTAGCTACAGGAAAGAAAAACCATAGTTCGATTCGTGTCACTCATGGATTTTAGTAATATTTTGAGATAGCTAATTTAATTTGGGAGTGCATAGCCATGCATTAATCGGTTAATCTTCCATTTCACTCTTTAATGAGTATATGTCAAAGTCAAAGCGGTCATTAGAAAATACAAACACCATTGATAAAAATGAACAATAATAGGAATCTCGTTCTAGATatactagcgttgtacccgcgcgatgcagcggggaataagaaaaaaacgccggtggtttgatggtggtttgtggggcggcggcgatgaaaaagaaaaaaaaataagccggcggcagtggatggttgtttgatggtagtttttggggcggtggtggatagtgtttatgggggatagcgtacatagaaggtggattgcggcggtggatggtggtatttggggaggtggtggatggtgtttatgggggaagaaaatcagagaaggggagAGGGAGAAAAAAtcggaaatcggatgaacgtatgtgtttgtaatgagcgtgatggagaaaaaataggatAGTataaattaggagggcataaaagacattttaaaggtagaagtATTAAAAGGGAGTGAGGTAGTTTCTttattaatggagtatagatatagaaaacaTATGCTAGGAACATAAACTAAAGATTCCTTAATATTAGGAAGGTGTACGAAATGGCCCAGCCgtttcttgttttttgttttgcacAAATTATCTTTTCTCtactttttttcaaatataataaCCCTGCCCTTCTCCTACAGGTATGTAACTTTTTCATCTCATAGAACTTATTTTATATTCGGGTTTCATGCATGCCTAATTGCCTATGCatatttaaatttgtaatatatatattttgttggttCATGATTTTCAGACTAGAGTTCTGGAGGATTGGCGGGGGTTTCCCTGCCTTTCCAAGTAACATCCAGAAATGTCGTCACCATCTTCcaagaaaaacaagaacaaaaacCGCGATCGTAAACCTCATAATAGTCATTCCGATTCAAACATCCCACCAATTCATAAATGGTTGCCTTTTCTAGATAATAAATCAATTGGGGGAGGTAATTCCAACGATAAAGCCATCTTAATAGGAGCAATCGCAGGGGCAACATTCTTACTTGTTCTCATCCTAATATGTTTgtgttgttgttgctgttgtaAGCGAAGGAAGAAAATACACCAAAATaaaagtacaaatttttttttgtggttttgTTAATTTACCAAAACCTTAGAGAATTTATATGAGATACTACATGCATAGATATATTGTTCTACTTTAACTGAATTTAAAATATCGATCTCTTAAAATCCTAATCATATTTTACCAAGATTTATGCATGTAGTAACATGTTATTGAGAACATTGTCATAACCATACCTTCAATATTGTCACATTATTTCATACTTAGATTTCGTAACATTCAAGCTTCCATGCTTTGCGTAGAAATTGAACGAAAACAACAAGCTATGAACGAACAAACGCAATCCAAAGACATTCATCTAAAAATGCCTCCACGAACTTCAATTGAATCACAAAATTTTGAACCACCCATGACAAGTAGTGGTGACACGGGATTGTCAGGACCTCACCGAACCCCCTTACCACCTCCACACCCTGGGCTTGCTTTGGGGTTCAGTCAAGGCAATTTTACGTATGATGAATTAGCCACAGCAACCCGTGGATTTGATAGGTCTTTGCTTTTAGGACAAGGTGGGTTTGGTTATGTGTATAAAGGTGTGTTACCTAATGGAAAAGAGATAGCGGTGAAGAGCCTTAAAGCCGGTAGTGGTCAAGGAGAACGTGAGTTTCAAGCAGAAGTTGAGATTATTAGTCGTGTACATCATCGCCATCTTGTATCTTTAATTGGATATTGTATCGCGGATGAAAAAAGAATGCTGGTTTATGAGTTTATACCCAATCGAACTCTCGAATACCATCTTCAACGTATGCACTAAACCCTAAATGGATTATGGTTATAAAATTTACATATCCATTTACATTTACGGTTAACATTATATTTCATGGTTTAATTTTTAGGTAAGGGTCGGATCATTCTTGATTCCTCTACACGGTTAAAGATTGCATTAGGAGCGGCTAAAGGTTTTGCTTACCTTCATGAAGATTGTAAGGACTCTTTCTTTTCGTCATGTGGAATTCCCAGAAGTGGCACAATGGATGGGTTAgtaggttgggtaatgggtcgaAGCCAGTTTGGGTTAATATGGGTAAACTTTGTCTGGGATGGGTGAAACCCAAACACATTGTTAAAATTCAAATTTCTAATTGATTAATGTGTCAAATGTGGGTACAAATTTCATATTATCTCACTTATGAatctaacttttttatttttttattttcttgactgataaaaaaaatatagatgtgGACAATTGCCTTAACTGACTCATTTGTAAGTGCAAATGGTTCCAAATATATTACGAGTACTCCGTAAATGGTGTGAGGTCAAATATGTTGAACATATTTTGACCCAAAATATTTCCTTTTGTAATCAAagcttttgattttattttcttgactgGGTAAGGAAAAAATATAGACATATATAGAAAATTGCCTAATTGGCTCTTACATAAGTGTAAATGGTTTCATGACTAACTCATAAGAAATTCTTTGGTAATTGTATAAGTTTCATGATATACAGGCAATCCGCGCATTATACACAGAGACATCAAGGCTGCAAATATACTAATCGATAACCAGTATGAGGCCAAGGTACTAATaagaataaaatcaaaactacTTGATTGAACTAAGAGGCTAATTTCACTAAAGTAATCAGGTCGCCGATTTTGGCTTAGCAAAACTTTCGGCGGAGGAAAACACTCATGTTTCAACAC
The sequence above is drawn from the Erigeron canadensis isolate Cc75 chromosome 4, C_canadensis_v1, whole genome shotgun sequence genome and encodes:
- the LOC122597483 gene encoding proline-rich receptor-like protein kinase PERK4, with the translated sequence MNEQTQSKDIHLKMPPRTSIESQNFEPPMTSSGDTGLSGPHRTPLPPPHPGLALGFSQGNFTYDELATATRGFDRSLLLGQGGFGYVYKGVLPNGKEIAVKSLKAGSGQGEREFQAEVEIISRVHHRHLVSLIGYCIADEKRMLVYEFIPNRTLEYHLQRKGRIILDSSTRLKIALGAAKGFAYLHEDCKDSFFSSCGIPRSGTMDGLVGWVMGRSQFGLIWVNFVWDG